Below is a window of Conger conger chromosome 16, fConCon1.1, whole genome shotgun sequence DNA.
TGGTTTCCGCCTTCATATATCGTCACATTTTTATATCTTACTAAAGAGCAAAGTGTACATCATACTTTAGATCCACTGACATCATTATGGGGGACCGGGGGGTGGTTTGGATCACAgatggtggagggagggggagggttcaTTCATAGCCCGGTTAGGGGGACTAGAACCCCCCTCACATTTTAATCTTTGCTCAAGCTTTTCACATATTCACCTGAGCTGATGCATTTTACAGCCATTGTAACCATGAACCGGAAAGATATAACCATTTAAAGGCCTACAGGTATTATGTAAACACATCATACACATGAACCTGAGAGACCCCTCAAAAGGTCCACACCGAACTACAGGAGAGCACATCCTCTCCTCGACGTAGCATTCCACCACAACTCGGCACGATACTATGAATGGCTGCATGCTGAGGAAATTCCCAGGGGGCACCCAAGGAATTCCATCAGGAATTCAACCAGAAATTCCAAATTGTGACAAAGGATGATCTTACCTGGCTttgcctgaaagaaaacaaatgttgaATTTGGTTGTTTGGAGAAAGTGGGAGGAAGCCATCATAAACTGCCAGCCCACAACGCCTGTGGCTAACGGTTCAACATGGCGGTAGACCTGTGATGGCATAGGCTGTCCCCATATTCCAGGATTATAATGTCCCCAAACTCAATGATTATAATGTCCCCATATTTCAGGATTATAATGTCCCCATATTTCAGGATTATTTCAAGAACAGTGTCATGAACACCAGGATTAAATCAAAGCCTTCCCCCGGAAACCACAATTACCAGATCGAAACATAACAGGAAAAAACTGCTGATTCTCAAGGCGGGTTGTCTAtacttttgtctcatattcatcttcAAACGACAAATTCAAATGTCATAAGTATATTAATCAAGCAAGTATACTATTTCACTCAACCCTTCCCATATATTTCATCTTCTTTGTGTACATTTCCTGAAATAAGACAGAGCTTCAGTTCTCAGGATATTCGTTACGTTTGGGCTCAGAGGCGACCCTGCTGGTCAGTGGGTACTTTTATAtccttccttttcttttcattacatttactacAAAATGTACCATAAATACACCAGCTAATTTATTTTGATTCAAAATATACCTGTCCCATATATGGTGTTATTCCcatcacaacagcaacaatgttTGTAAATTAAGTTTTTTTGATTCTCGAAAAACTTTACTTGTCTATCAAATGCAGATACAGTCAAGCACTTGGCTGATGAGGACAGAGATTCCTGAAGTGAAGACCTGAAAGTCATGTCCTGTCATTTcgaatttaattcaattgagAAATAAATTCCAAAAGTTACTGAATTGCTTACTGAACCTACAGTATATGTCTGATCTCATACGTATATCGTAAATAGTGTGGCACACCAACccataaaaaacataaacatattcatttatttttttcaaaaatattaatgtcGCCAATAGTGTGCGTGGAAGGtaggctaaataaaataaaaaatcgcCAGATCTAATAAGCCatttctgctgctgctcttACCGCAGTTTACTTGTAATCAATATAATAgtcagaaaaaacaacaaattaatGACGCTTTAGAAACTCCAACGTCAGGACAAATGGTTTTCAAGACGTCCGATCTTTCGTCCGGCTGTAGAGGTTATCACATTCCATTCATACCTTAAAAGCGAAAAACAGGTAATCAAGACCTGAAACCGCCAGGGAACTTCTACCTGCTgcaatttcactttttgaacatCATTCATGGACGCCGTTTATCAACCGGCGCGATGTGGAAGAAGGGCTCAGAAAACATCAAGACTCGAGAGGAGCAAGCAAGACACAGATCGCTTACCTGGATTATTATCGTATCGCCTCGGTTCCCCTCGGATCTTCGCTCAAACACAAAGCAACTCCACTTCACTCGGCGCCGCCGTTGGTTTCCCTAAACGAAAGCACAATAATGCACCTAAAGGTCGTTTGGATGTACTGCACTCTGACGCTCTTGAGCTggagctttgctcaagggtgcacCTGGATGCAGCCTCGAGAAAAAGGCTCTCAAAGCAATTTCAAAGTGGTCAGCTATCACTCCATACAACTGCTTGAACAGATGGTAAGTATCGATTAAAAATTATTCAAGACAGACTTACAATATCAAGACATTAGACAAAACTTCTCGACAAGAGGAACCTTATTTTGGGAATATTGTCCTGTGTTCATGGACCTTTTTTCGGGGGGAGTGTTAACATGTAAACATATTATCTTCTCGCCCATAATTGTAGTGTCCCattgctgtttctgagataacacatgttttcttctgaagGGCGATGGAAATACACAACGAAAAACCAGTGCTCAAGTCCTGAACAGGCTCTACGAACATTCTGAAAATATGCAGGTATTGTTTTAAGATTATTTGattatattaacatttttaaatctcttttgTATGTTTGCATCAAACTATTCTGAATCCGGTTAGAATTTTTCCTGACGGCTTTTCAAGAGCACATCTGTCATGCCATGTCCAAcactgacattacatgacatgtttcTGTGTACAGGCCTAATTTAAGCATTCATAACATTTGAATTTCTATTCATTGAAAAATGTGGACGTATTTACgaaattgatttcatttaaacatGTATCTTTTTTAGTTCTAAGTAACaggaaaatgggggggggggaaatgatgATCTGAGAAGCACACGCTCAGAATCACGTTTAAATAGCGATATTCCCGAACCTCACATTGAATTAAATGCAAACACGATTTCTCCTGTACAGGCTGAAGAACGCGTCTTCTTCATCCACGAAGtcataaacaatataaaagagCAATTTATCAATGGCAAATGTGACACTGTTACTTGggacaaaaaaaactttcagatgTTCCAACTCAACCTCGATCGTCAGGCTTCGGAGCTGAAACAATGCGTAAGTCAAAACTTTACATCTTCTTTTCAGAATAGGCCTAAAGGACACGATAAAGAGTACCGCTGATAATCGGCGTAAATTATGTATAGTTgtcaattaaacatttaaattacagtgactcaacaggtctttttttttttgttttttttttttttgtctgcacaGATCAGGATACTGAAGTCCCGGGCATCTCACGCAAGttcgtttaagaaaataaaaacatatttcaagagAATGCTCCTGGAAAGCAAGGTAAGAATGACGATACAAATCCGTTTTCAataacattaaaccaacaatttGCACTCAATATTAACTGGATggctcatttatttgtttgcttattGATTCATTGCTTGATAAGATTGCCATGTCGCCAGTTCCCTGACTAAACATATCCGTTTAAAACTGGAATTTTCTGTTGGGTACAAAACTTATAGTTTACACTGTTCCATGAAGCCAGTTCCAGGTTTGTATCTTGACCCTGATGCAGATTATGGGGTGAACACAGATACTGCTCACTCCCTATGTTACAGATGTAGGCCCAATTAAACATGatcaaaaatattattctgATTGAACACGTAATTTTGTTTGCAgaactacagcactgatgactgGGAGGCAGTCAGAGCCGAAGTCCTCACACATTTACGAAGACTTGATATCCTGGCCAGCTTGGAAAAATAGTCCTGGAGGCAAAGACATTGATTTACAGAAAGCGTAAAAGAACCAATGGACACTCCCAGCACTG
It encodes the following:
- the LOC133114358 gene encoding interferon a3-like → MHLKVVWMYCTLTLLSWSFAQGCTWMQPREKGSQSNFKVVSYHSIQLLEQMGDGNTQRKTSAQVLNRLYEHSENMQAEERVFFIHEVINNIKEQFINGKCDTVTWDKKNFQMFQLNLDRQASELKQCIRILKSRASHASSFKKIKTYFKRMLLESKNYSTDDWEAVRAEVLTHLRRLDILASLEK